From a single Collibacillus ludicampi genomic region:
- a CDS encoding tubulin-like doman-containing protein, giving the protein MKPIGILGVGQAGGNIAEIAATYGFTTAIINTNANDTISNSKVPNKYYVPGRNGAGQNRTVGIEAVQFHWDEICKFVGQSFKNVKVLLVAFSTDGGTGSGMGPILIDVLTSYLPDTIIGAIAILPEKNVLAGNKMNASKAMAELSAIEGIGPVFIVDNEQVRKTNPQATKSQLYQIVNTQVIRSFDAILRITTKSSPLGNFDEADLLNVLNTRGAAIISTTVVNDCKTQAEVSNQFNLSLIRSVFAPIETVGVVKAGLIYEGPEGLSKLISVPALFERIGEPLLLFEGNYPNESDAVITSILTGLPFPEKRLNLMKESLEQNRERLQSLVQKARTQKYEAKVDWVSSLTHSTLKKDHIPNDVSVVAKLAKYKQ; this is encoded by the coding sequence ATGAAACCTATAGGTATACTTGGGGTTGGTCAAGCTGGTGGGAATATCGCGGAAATAGCAGCCACTTATGGGTTCACAACCGCCATCATCAATACCAATGCCAACGACACGATTTCAAATTCGAAGGTTCCCAACAAGTATTATGTCCCTGGTCGCAATGGTGCGGGTCAAAATCGAACGGTAGGCATTGAGGCTGTTCAATTTCACTGGGATGAGATATGTAAATTCGTAGGCCAATCCTTTAAGAATGTGAAAGTCTTGCTCGTCGCGTTCTCGACGGATGGCGGAACCGGGTCCGGAATGGGCCCTATACTCATCGACGTATTGACCAGCTACCTTCCTGATACGATTATTGGAGCTATCGCCATCCTCCCCGAGAAAAACGTCCTTGCCGGCAATAAGATGAACGCTTCGAAAGCGATGGCCGAACTTTCCGCGATTGAAGGAATTGGGCCCGTATTCATCGTGGATAACGAACAAGTTCGCAAGACGAATCCACAAGCGACAAAGTCCCAATTGTATCAAATCGTGAACACGCAAGTGATTCGATCATTTGATGCGATCCTCCGGATCACAACGAAGTCCTCTCCGTTGGGCAACTTTGACGAAGCTGACCTTCTTAATGTTCTCAATACTCGCGGTGCAGCCATCATTTCAACGACGGTTGTGAACGATTGTAAGACACAAGCTGAAGTATCTAACCAATTCAATTTATCCCTAATACGTTCGGTATTCGCACCGATTGAAACGGTAGGTGTTGTTAAAGCTGGTCTGATTTACGAAGGTCCCGAAGGATTATCAAAATTAATCAGTGTACCGGCACTCTTCGAAAGAATAGGTGAACCCCTGCTTCTCTTTGAAGGCAACTATCCGAATGAATCGGACGCTGTCATCACTTCCATTCTGACTGGACTTCCCTTCCCGGAAAAACGTTTGAACCTGATGAAAGAGAGCCTCGAACAGAACAGGGAGCGATTACAGTCTCTGGTCCAAAAAGCACGGACGCAAAAATACGAAGCGAAAGTCGATTGGGTATCGTCTCTCACCCATTCTACTCTCAAGAAAGACCATATTCCCAATGATGTATCGGTGGTAGCGAAGCTCGCAAAATACAAGCAATAA
- a CDS encoding MATE family efflux transporter, giving the protein MVSVDIAHKQTSKQKISKILSLAVPAMIENILQTVVGFVDTLLVSRLGLTEVTAVGVANAVLAVYIAIFMAIGVGSSSLVARSVGAGDWEQAKAIAKQSTRISAMAGLFFGLITLFFAEPFLKIMGAEPKVLAVGAAYFRIVAVPSIFISLMFIFGSLLRASGDTKTPMKVSGWMNLIHIGLDYILIFGVFGFNGLGVAGAAWATVIVRALGTIVLFSFIYNSKISFKDTSVNAKPYTSPILKLSTPAAIERLIMRLGQVLYLGLIVRIGTETYAAHTIAGNIETFSYMPGYGLAVAATTLVGQHIGAKRTKDAYSYGMLTTGVAIIFMSFIGILLFFFSPWFATWFTSDKSAIDMVVTALRIDAIAQPALAVGLVLAGALQGAGDTISPMYSTAIGMWMIRVVGVYILGIQFHMGIAGVWLSIAIDLFVRALFLFIRFRARFKTSPDCCCGHNKPFSFESSTQ; this is encoded by the coding sequence ATGGTTTCAGTAGATATAGCCCATAAACAAACGTCCAAACAAAAGATTTCGAAAATACTCTCATTGGCTGTTCCTGCGATGATAGAGAATATTCTTCAGACAGTCGTCGGTTTTGTCGATACGCTTCTCGTGTCTCGGTTGGGATTAACAGAAGTTACAGCGGTTGGTGTAGCGAATGCAGTTTTAGCTGTCTATATCGCCATTTTTATGGCCATCGGAGTCGGATCCTCTTCCCTCGTCGCACGCAGTGTGGGTGCTGGGGATTGGGAACAGGCGAAAGCGATTGCGAAACAATCCACACGGATTTCTGCGATGGCGGGTTTATTCTTTGGTCTGATCACTCTCTTTTTTGCAGAACCATTCCTTAAAATCATGGGAGCGGAACCAAAGGTTCTAGCTGTAGGGGCTGCCTATTTTCGTATCGTTGCCGTTCCCTCTATCTTCATTTCGTTAATGTTTATTTTTGGTAGTCTTTTAAGAGCATCCGGAGATACGAAAACACCCATGAAGGTCAGCGGGTGGATGAACCTGATTCATATAGGTTTGGATTACATTTTGATTTTTGGGGTGTTTGGATTCAATGGTTTAGGGGTTGCAGGTGCAGCATGGGCGACTGTTATTGTGAGGGCTCTTGGAACAATCGTTCTTTTTTCTTTCATATATAATTCGAAGATTTCATTCAAAGATACCTCAGTGAACGCAAAGCCATATACATCTCCTATCTTGAAACTCTCCACGCCGGCAGCCATAGAACGCTTAATCATGCGTTTAGGGCAGGTACTTTATCTTGGCTTGATCGTCCGTATAGGAACCGAAACCTATGCAGCTCATACGATTGCAGGGAACATCGAAACATTCTCTTATATGCCCGGATACGGATTAGCGGTCGCCGCTACCACATTAGTGGGTCAACATATCGGGGCAAAGCGAACAAAAGATGCTTATTCGTATGGAATGTTAACGACTGGTGTTGCCATCATATTTATGTCCTTTATAGGTATCCTGTTATTTTTCTTCTCCCCTTGGTTTGCAACCTGGTTTACCTCAGATAAATCTGCCATTGATATGGTTGTTACGGCGTTACGAATCGATGCTATTGCTCAACCAGCATTAGCCGTCGGTTTGGTTTTGGCAGGAGCCTTACAAGGAGCAGGCGATACGATAAGTCCCATGTATAGTACCGCAATTGGCATGTGGATGATTCGTGTTGTAGGGGTTTATATACTGGGAATCCAGTTCCATATGGGAATTGCCGGGGTTTGGTTATCCATTGCCATTGACTTGTTTGTTCGTGCTCTATTTTTGTTTATTCGGTTCAGAGCTCGGTTCAAAACTTCACCCGATTGTTGCTGCGGACATAACAAACCTTTTTCTTTCGAATCCTCCACGCAGTGA
- a CDS encoding nitroreductase family protein, which translates to MQTTDTQMTVEESMRARHSVRKYQKDVTIPESELNEILELAATAPSSWNLQHWRFLVVTDQKSKERLLPIAYNQQQVVECSAVIVILGDVEADRSAEAVFRPALEAGKMSKEAYDTLLGNIKNAYQNNQFRRDEAILNAGFAAMQLMLAAKAKGYDTCPMGGFDRQKIVQELNIPERFIPVMMLTLGKAAAPAHPTKRFPLEQLVIKEKF; encoded by the coding sequence ATGCAAACAACTGATACACAAATGACCGTTGAAGAAAGTATGCGTGCCCGCCATTCCGTTCGCAAATATCAAAAAGACGTAACGATTCCGGAATCTGAACTGAACGAAATTCTGGAACTGGCGGCAACGGCTCCGTCTTCCTGGAATTTGCAACATTGGCGCTTCCTCGTCGTAACCGACCAAAAGAGCAAGGAACGCTTGCTGCCGATTGCCTATAATCAACAACAAGTTGTCGAATGCTCGGCCGTCATCGTCATCCTCGGTGATGTCGAGGCAGATCGGTCGGCAGAAGCCGTCTTCCGTCCGGCATTGGAAGCTGGGAAGATGTCAAAAGAAGCGTACGATACTCTTCTAGGCAATATTAAAAACGCATATCAGAATAACCAATTCCGGCGTGACGAAGCGATTCTGAACGCAGGATTTGCGGCGATGCAGCTGATGTTGGCGGCGAAGGCGAAGGGTTATGATACCTGCCCGATGGGCGGTTTTGATCGCCAGAAAATCGTACAAGAACTGAACATTCCGGAACGTTTCATTCCCGTGATGATGCTCACACTCGGGAAAGCGGCTGCACCCGCGCATCCTACCAAGCGTTTCCCGCTCGAACAACTGGTGATCAAAGAAAAATTTTAA
- a CDS encoding undecaprenyl-diphosphate phosphatase, protein MNLLQTLIFAIIQGITELFPISSVAHGVLTPYVFHWNLDPEFLKEHFLPYVVMLHVGTAVALLIFFRNDWIELIRSVFDSRNRDARRLLLLIIVATIPAAVIGAVFEKPLRHLFSSVTSAAIFLIINGFFLYFGEKMRNRGTKEVTDLSVRQAFIIGLFQSLALIPGFSRSGSSMTAGFWMGLKHEASARFSMLLATPIILGAGVLEIPKLAKSGVHGLFQISIIGGIFSGLFAFLAVWILMRWFKKNEIDAMRPFAYYCWAVGAIVLITSIF, encoded by the coding sequence ATGAATCTATTGCAAACGTTAATTTTTGCCATAATCCAGGGAATTACGGAATTATTTCCGATCAGCAGCGTTGCCCATGGGGTGCTCACACCTTATGTTTTTCATTGGAATCTTGACCCTGAATTTCTGAAGGAGCACTTTCTACCTTATGTTGTCATGCTGCATGTAGGAACTGCGGTAGCCTTGCTCATTTTCTTTCGAAACGACTGGATCGAGCTCATTCGCTCCGTCTTCGACAGCCGTAACCGGGATGCGCGCCGACTGCTCCTTTTAATCATTGTCGCCACCATTCCGGCCGCTGTGATCGGAGCTGTGTTTGAAAAGCCACTTCGCCATCTGTTCAGCAGTGTGACAAGCGCCGCTATCTTCTTAATAATCAACGGCTTCTTCCTTTATTTTGGAGAGAAAATGAGAAATCGTGGAACCAAAGAGGTTACGGATTTATCCGTTAGACAAGCCTTTATTATTGGTTTGTTTCAGTCTTTAGCTTTAATTCCCGGTTTTTCCCGTTCCGGTTCCAGCATGACTGCCGGATTCTGGATGGGTCTAAAGCACGAAGCATCTGCCCGCTTCTCCATGCTGTTGGCAACTCCGATTATTTTGGGAGCTGGCGTTCTGGAAATTCCTAAACTAGCGAAATCAGGTGTGCATGGCTTGTTCCAAATCTCAATCATCGGCGGAATTTTTTCCGGTTTATTCGCTTTCTTGGCCGTTTGGATTCTCATGCGCTGGTTTAAGAAGAATGAAATTGATGCGATGCGCCCGTTTGCTTATTACTGCTGGGCTGTAGGAGCCATAGTCCTTATCACCTCTATTTTTTAG
- a CDS encoding zinc-dependent alcohol dehydrogenase yields the protein MKAVTYQGIRNVVVKEVDDPKLEKSDDIVVRITSTAICGSDIHLIHGMIPNMPTDFIIGHEPMGIVEEVGPEVTKVKKGDRVIIPFNIACGECFYCKNQLESQCDHANPHGDAGAYFGYSETFGGYAGGQAEFLRVPYGNFTPFRVPDDCELEDEKILFLADIIPTAYWGVDTAGVKPGDTVIVLGCGPVGLLTQKFAWLKGAKRVIAVDYIQYRLELAKKVNQVEVVDFTTEDNIGNHLKEMTHGGADVVIDCVGMDGKRTFLETVETALKLQGGAMGAIVIASQAVRKGGTIQLVGVYGMRYNAFPLGDLFARNITLKMGQAPVIHYMPHLYSMIQRGEFDPTDIITHRLPLEQAKHAYEIFDAKKDGCIKVVLKL from the coding sequence ATGAAAGCTGTAACCTACCAAGGGATACGCAACGTAGTGGTCAAAGAAGTGGACGATCCGAAACTGGAGAAAAGTGACGATATTGTAGTCCGTATTACCAGTACGGCGATTTGTGGTTCTGACATTCATTTAATCCACGGAATGATCCCGAATATGCCTACCGATTTTATTATTGGGCATGAACCGATGGGGATTGTAGAAGAAGTAGGACCGGAAGTTACCAAAGTAAAAAAGGGTGACCGTGTGATCATCCCCTTTAACATCGCATGCGGAGAATGTTTCTATTGTAAAAACCAATTGGAAAGCCAATGCGATCATGCCAATCCCCATGGAGATGCAGGCGCTTACTTTGGCTATTCTGAAACATTTGGCGGCTATGCCGGCGGGCAAGCGGAGTTTTTGCGGGTGCCTTACGGAAATTTTACACCTTTTCGTGTACCGGACGATTGTGAACTGGAAGATGAAAAAATTCTTTTTCTCGCCGATATCATACCTACCGCGTATTGGGGGGTAGATACAGCGGGAGTGAAACCCGGGGATACCGTCATCGTTTTAGGATGTGGACCAGTTGGACTTTTAACCCAGAAATTTGCCTGGTTAAAAGGAGCCAAGCGCGTGATTGCGGTGGATTACATACAGTATCGTTTGGAGCTTGCCAAAAAAGTTAATCAAGTGGAAGTCGTTGATTTTACCACGGAAGATAATATTGGAAATCATTTGAAAGAGATGACTCACGGTGGCGCTGATGTGGTCATTGATTGCGTAGGGATGGATGGAAAAAGGACATTCCTCGAAACGGTGGAAACCGCGCTGAAGTTGCAGGGAGGAGCGATGGGTGCCATTGTGATAGCGAGTCAGGCGGTTCGAAAAGGAGGCACCATTCAACTAGTGGGCGTCTATGGCATGCGTTATAACGCTTTCCCCTTGGGAGACCTATTCGCGCGCAACATCACACTCAAGATGGGACAAGCACCCGTGATTCATTACATGCCTCATTTATATTCCATGATCCAAAGAGGGGAATTTGATCCCACCGACATTATCACGCATCGACTTCCTTTGGAACAAGCGAAACATGCGTATGAGATCTTTGATGCGAAGAAAGATGGTTGTATCAAAGTTGTGCTAAAACTTTAA
- a CDS encoding MurR/RpiR family transcriptional regulator, with protein sequence MEHGPSALQRITQLYAQMSPSQRMIADVILQDPETAAFYTVSELAARAGVSDSTVTRFATFVGCSGFPALSRELQELVRSRLTTSERFQLSRAVKTDEHRTIIQFFEDDVQNITMMMERMDLESFERTVDRLTKANTVGIVCSRSSVALGLFFEFYLHLLKKDVVLFTGEPRTIDLLHRVARDDVMVGIGFARYSRFTVECLKYGKRKGAHIIALTDYPSSPLVPYADEVLFTPTGIASHLDSFVAPLSLITALLRALANRTSEQLAEGLQALEDIWQDFHVYIDPKKTMANE encoded by the coding sequence ATGGAACATGGGCCATCAGCTTTACAGCGGATTACGCAGCTCTATGCGCAAATGAGTCCGTCTCAACGAATGATCGCTGATGTGATCCTGCAAGATCCTGAGACGGCGGCTTTTTATACGGTAAGTGAGCTCGCTGCCAGGGCAGGTGTCAGTGATTCGACAGTAACCCGTTTTGCTACTTTTGTCGGCTGTTCAGGATTTCCGGCGCTGTCACGGGAATTGCAAGAACTGGTGCGGTCACGCCTGACAACGAGTGAACGATTTCAGTTATCACGAGCGGTAAAAACTGATGAACATCGGACGATCATACAATTTTTTGAGGATGATGTGCAAAATATCACGATGATGATGGAGCGGATGGATCTCGAATCGTTTGAAAGAACGGTTGATCGTTTGACCAAGGCAAACACCGTCGGAATTGTCTGTTCGCGCAGTTCGGTGGCCTTAGGTCTGTTTTTTGAGTTTTATCTCCACTTGCTCAAAAAGGATGTGGTTCTTTTTACCGGAGAACCCAGAACGATTGACTTGCTCCATCGCGTAGCTCGGGATGATGTCATGGTGGGAATTGGCTTTGCCCGCTATTCCCGCTTTACGGTTGAATGTCTGAAATACGGGAAAAGGAAAGGTGCTCATATTATCGCACTCACCGATTACCCCTCCTCACCCCTTGTTCCGTATGCGGATGAGGTGTTATTTACGCCAACGGGAATCGCGTCCCATTTGGATTCCTTCGTAGCACCGCTTTCGCTTATTACGGCGTTATTGCGCGCTCTGGCGAACCGGACTTCGGAACAACTGGCGGAAGGACTGCAAGCATTGGAAGATATTTGGCAAGACTTTCACGTATATATCGATCCGAAGAAAACGATGGCGAATGAATAA
- a CDS encoding aspartate aminotransferase family protein codes for MNISALQAHYREKRPKSASFFEQAKNHITGGVNGNLRFFEPFPITFQEAKGAWLFDLDGMRYVDYLLSYGALLLGHGHPSVREAVQRVWQEQGTSSFGATYPLELDMAKELKTLYPSFEQVRFTNSGLEATLFALRLALAFTGKSHIAKFEGHYHGSHDQVLVSVNPDWERAGDPQSPQAIPESYGMSDYYLKHTVVLPFNDWAACETILTKRKDEIGAVILEPMLSGYIAANRDFVMRLRELTKQLGIVLIFDEVKTGFRISLGGAQAFYGVQPDLTALGKIVGGGFPIGVVGGKREILELASPSHSRNRGETVFHSGTFNGNPMSLAAGLATIRHVAQPGTFERIVARTTRLRNEIESLGQHYGIPVKTIGEGTIFNVVLVEGEITNYRDLRFARKDVRLALDFLLMDHGVYSKPLNRFSMSEAHGDEEIRATVDAFERSFAVLKKL; via the coding sequence GTGAACATTTCTGCTTTGCAAGCCCATTACCGTGAGAAGCGTCCAAAGTCTGCTTCTTTTTTTGAACAGGCAAAAAATCATATAACAGGAGGGGTCAACGGAAATCTAAGATTTTTTGAACCCTTCCCGATCACTTTTCAAGAAGCAAAAGGTGCCTGGTTATTTGATCTTGATGGCATGCGATATGTCGATTACCTTCTTTCATACGGAGCACTCTTATTAGGACACGGACATCCGAGCGTACGGGAAGCCGTCCAACGGGTGTGGCAAGAACAGGGGACGAGCAGTTTCGGAGCTACGTATCCCTTGGAACTGGATATGGCAAAAGAATTAAAAACGCTTTACCCCAGCTTTGAACAAGTACGGTTTACGAATTCCGGCTTAGAAGCCACATTGTTTGCTCTACGTCTCGCGCTGGCTTTTACGGGGAAAAGCCATATTGCCAAATTTGAAGGGCATTACCACGGAAGTCATGATCAGGTATTGGTGAGCGTGAACCCTGATTGGGAACGGGCAGGAGATCCGCAATCTCCCCAGGCCATACCGGAATCTTATGGGATGTCGGATTATTATCTCAAGCATACAGTGGTTCTGCCGTTCAACGATTGGGCCGCATGTGAAACCATCTTAACGAAGAGGAAAGACGAGATCGGTGCCGTGATTCTGGAACCGATGTTGTCGGGATATATAGCGGCCAACCGTGATTTCGTCATGCGATTGCGCGAGCTCACCAAGCAACTGGGTATTGTCTTAATCTTTGATGAAGTGAAAACGGGTTTTCGCATTTCTTTGGGAGGTGCTCAGGCGTTCTATGGGGTTCAACCCGATCTTACCGCATTAGGGAAAATCGTCGGGGGAGGTTTCCCGATCGGTGTGGTCGGGGGAAAACGTGAGATTCTTGAACTCGCTTCGCCCAGTCATTCACGCAATCGAGGGGAGACGGTGTTTCATAGCGGAACATTCAACGGAAATCCGATGTCTCTTGCGGCGGGTTTGGCGACGATTCGTCATGTAGCTCAACCGGGAACGTTCGAGAGAATTGTCGCGAGAACGACACGTTTGCGGAATGAGATCGAATCCCTCGGCCAACATTACGGTATTCCTGTGAAAACCATCGGGGAAGGGACTATATTTAACGTGGTTCTCGTCGAAGGCGAAATAACCAATTATCGCGATTTGCGTTTCGCTCGAAAAGATGTTAGGCTTGCCCTCGATTTTCTATTAATGGATCATGGCGTCTATTCGAAGCCATTGAATCGCTTCTCCATGTCTGAAGCTCATGGCGATGAAGAAATCAGAGCGACCGTTGATGCATTTGAAAGAAGTTTTGCTGTTTTGAAGAAGTTGTGA